The Claveliimonas bilis genome window below encodes:
- a CDS encoding cache domain-containing sensor histidine kinase produces MKKKYFRYLQKLKPRGIQSVLMIVLSVISISIMIVLGLILYMRFSTLSREDMVQSTQKLTEQAGESMEDYLVSMRQISDVLYYNIIKENDFSNQDQVIQEGMNLMYEANRENLRSVALYNSYGSLMAAEPVVSEKADPNVTQQDWYVKAMEEVENVHFSTPHIQNLFDDNSLRYYWVISLSRAVEITEDGVTRLGVLLVDMDYSGISRMMNKLNTDNNGQYYYLCDSNGEIIYHPRQIQISDGISSENSKGAAEYKDGVYDEKFEGERRKVVVNTISYTGWKLVGVIPYSTFTHGMIDIRYFIVMIILVMIMMLCAINRVVSQRISRPVLLLNESVREYEAGKKPEIYIGGSPEIRHLGQSIQNSYEQIDRLMKEIVLEQNERRKSELDALQSQINPHFLYNALESITWMVEGERNEEAVFMISQLARLFRISLSKGRTVISIRDELQHAKSYMNIQKIRYKNTFSVKFDVDEEVYSYCTVKLILQPILENAINYGVSSMDDCGEIRVTGRKEGEVIILAVEDNGLGMSEEEVEFVLTDSNRIHKHGSGVGLININNRIQILFGKEYGLVVESEPDEGTKVSIRIPAVPYTEENGKILENGYILSKEKINDIEEKTKESKDEE; encoded by the coding sequence GTGAAGAAAAAATATTTCAGATATTTACAAAAATTAAAGCCAAGAGGGATACAGTCGGTTTTAATGATCGTTCTTTCTGTAATTTCTATTTCAATTATGATAGTTTTGGGTCTGATCCTGTATATGCGATTTTCCACTCTGTCCAGAGAAGATATGGTGCAAAGCACGCAGAAGCTGACAGAACAGGCAGGAGAAAGCATGGAGGATTATCTGGTGAGTATGCGCCAGATATCTGATGTCCTGTATTATAATATCATTAAGGAAAATGATTTTTCCAACCAGGATCAGGTGATTCAGGAAGGAATGAATCTCATGTACGAAGCAAACCGGGAAAATCTAAGAAGTGTTGCTTTGTACAACAGTTATGGAAGTCTTATGGCAGCGGAACCGGTGGTGTCTGAAAAGGCAGATCCCAATGTAACACAGCAGGATTGGTATGTGAAAGCGATGGAAGAAGTGGAAAATGTGCATTTTTCTACTCCTCATATTCAAAATCTTTTTGATGATAACAGTCTGCGTTACTATTGGGTCATCTCTTTAAGCCGTGCAGTAGAGATTACGGAAGACGGAGTGACCAGACTGGGGGTTCTTCTGGTAGATATGGATTATTCGGGCATTTCCCGGATGATGAATAAACTGAATACAGATAATAACGGACAGTATTATTATCTGTGTGACAGTAACGGTGAGATTATTTATCACCCCAGGCAGATCCAGATCAGTGATGGAATTAGCAGCGAAAACAGTAAGGGCGCTGCAGAATACAAAGACGGAGTTTATGATGAGAAGTTTGAAGGGGAGAGGCGGAAAGTCGTTGTCAATACAATAAGCTACACCGGCTGGAAGCTTGTAGGGGTAATTCCCTATTCAACTTTTACACATGGAATGATCGATATCCGGTATTTTATCGTAATGATCATTCTTGTGATGATTATGATGCTGTGTGCGATCAACCGGGTTGTTTCTCAGAGGATATCAAGGCCTGTCCTTCTGTTAAATGAGTCAGTCAGGGAATATGAAGCGGGGAAAAAGCCGGAGATTTATATTGGAGGTTCGCCTGAGATCCGGCATCTGGGACAGTCCATTCAAAATTCTTATGAACAGATCGACCGTCTGATGAAGGAGATTGTTCTGGAGCAGAACGAGCGGAGAAAGAGCGAACTGGATGCATTACAGAGTCAGATTAATCCTCATTTTCTATATAACGCCCTGGAATCTATTACCTGGATGGTGGAAGGCGAGCGTAATGAGGAAGCAGTATTTATGATTTCACAGCTGGCCCGCCTGTTCCGGATCAGCCTTTCCAAGGGACGTACAGTGATCAGCATTCGGGATGAGCTTCAGCATGCGAAAAGCTACATGAATATCCAGAAGATTCGTTATAAAAATACATTTTCAGTGAAATTCGATGTAGATGAAGAGGTTTATTCCTACTGTACAGTGAAACTGATCCTTCAGCCGATTTTGGAAAACGCTATTAATTACGGTGTCAGCAGTATGGATGACTGCGGAGAGATCAGGGTGACCGGAAGGAAAGAAGGGGAAGTCATTATCCTTGCAGTAGAGGACAATGGACTTGGCATGTCGGAAGAAGAGGTGGAATTTGTGCTCACAGACAGCAACCGGATCCATAAGCATGGTTCGGGAGTTGGACTGATCAATATCAACAACCGGATCCAGATTTTATTTGGAAAAGAATACGGGCTTGTAGTAGAGAGTGAGCCGGATGAAGGAACAAAGGTTTCCATCCGCATTCCGGCAGTTCCATACACAGAGGAAAACGGAAAGATTCTGGAAAACGGATATATATTAAGTAAAGAGAAGATCAATGATATAGAAGAGAAGACAAAGGAAAGCAAAGATGAAGAATGA
- a CDS encoding galactose ABC transporter substrate-binding protein has translation MKKKRILSAGIILGTTALLLSACGNQQQNQENRLYIGVTYYNQSDTFLNEMLDSFKAQLEEMEVGGTVPAVTVRDAAGLQKTQNDQVKELIDAGCNVLCVNLVDRADPSDIIDLAREYDVPIIFFNREPVAEDLMQWDRLYYVGADAKQSGVMQGELAADEIWENEQIDRNKDGKIQYVVLEGEAGHQDSVIRTENSVNTLQQKGIALEKLSYEIANWNRAQAENRMEQMIGQYQTSIELVLANNDDMALGAIDAYEKLNYSETSRPVIFGIDGTDDGLKAIRDSKLTGTVYNDKEGQAEMMAKLAAALVSGEGMEDLPFENDRYLMVPYFKVTPQNIEELLGEENISPEANERG, from the coding sequence ATGAAGAAAAAGAGAATTTTGTCGGCGGGAATCATTCTGGGAACGACAGCATTGCTTCTTAGTGCCTGCGGGAATCAGCAGCAAAATCAGGAAAACCGGCTTTATATAGGAGTTACTTACTACAATCAAAGTGACACTTTTTTAAATGAGATGCTTGACTCTTTTAAAGCGCAGTTAGAAGAGATGGAGGTTGGCGGCACAGTGCCTGCAGTGACGGTGAGAGATGCCGCGGGGCTGCAGAAGACGCAGAACGACCAGGTGAAAGAACTGATTGACGCCGGCTGTAATGTACTGTGCGTCAATCTGGTAGACCGGGCAGATCCGTCGGATATCATCGATCTGGCAAGAGAGTATGATGTGCCGATTATTTTCTTTAACCGGGAACCGGTGGCGGAGGATCTCATGCAGTGGGACCGGCTTTACTATGTAGGAGCAGATGCGAAGCAGTCCGGGGTGATGCAGGGAGAGCTGGCAGCAGACGAGATATGGGAGAATGAGCAGATCGACCGCAACAAGGATGGGAAGATTCAGTACGTTGTGCTGGAAGGAGAGGCAGGGCACCAGGATTCCGTTATCCGTACAGAAAATTCAGTGAATACGCTGCAGCAGAAAGGAATTGCACTGGAAAAGTTAAGTTACGAGATTGCAAACTGGAACAGAGCACAGGCGGAGAACCGGATGGAGCAGATGATCGGTCAGTATCAGACCAGCATTGAGCTTGTGCTGGCGAATAATGATGACATGGCGCTGGGAGCGATAGATGCTTATGAAAAGCTGAATTACAGTGAAACTTCAAGGCCTGTGATCTTTGGCATAGACGGAACAGATGATGGATTGAAAGCGATTCGGGATTCCAAGCTTACAGGGACAGTGTATAATGATAAAGAGGGACAGGCGGAAATGATGGCAAAGCTGGCAGCGGCTCTTGTATCGGGGGAGGGAATGGAAGATCTTCCTTTTGAAAACGACCGCTATCTTATGGTCCCTTATTTTAAGGTGACACCGCAGAATATAGAGGAGCTTCTGGGAGAAGAAAATATCAGTCCGGAAGCAAACGAAAGGGGATAA
- a CDS encoding sugar ABC transporter substrate-binding protein → MKNDKKTFILIEAVLAVLILVLAIVMISEKRQDDRYKISVVVPNSDDRQWSAFKYGLRMAAADNNIEMSVASTAETLTAQEEERLLRDEIENGADALILYPVPGEETEEMLQEIGKKVPIMLVGSALTDGEDTVFPVTEPDHYTMGKALGEELIKDYEGKLDGKTLGILSETTDSAAVISREMGFRAALADSNVRIRWAVGHPFTEGGESFLGVQPAVDIIAALDDSSLTAAGECAASDSLHGARIYGIGNSTEAAYYLDTGVVECLLVADEFNLGYQSLNEIAKELDDYLYHMQSIEVYHTIIRKEELFSEENQEILFTMSQ, encoded by the coding sequence ATGAAGAATGACAAGAAAACGTTTATTCTGATCGAGGCGGTGCTGGCAGTACTTATTCTCGTGTTGGCGATTGTTATGATCAGCGAGAAGAGACAGGATGACAGATACAAGATTTCAGTTGTTGTCCCAAATTCCGATGACCGGCAATGGTCAGCTTTTAAATATGGCCTTAGAATGGCTGCCGCTGATAATAACATAGAGATGTCTGTGGCAAGTACAGCAGAGACACTGACAGCCCAGGAGGAAGAGCGTTTGCTCCGGGATGAGATCGAAAACGGGGCGGATGCGCTGATCCTCTATCCGGTACCAGGAGAAGAAACAGAAGAAATGCTGCAGGAGATTGGGAAGAAAGTTCCCATTATGCTGGTGGGTTCTGCTTTAACAGATGGGGAAGACACTGTGTTCCCGGTGACGGAACCGGATCATTATACCATGGGAAAAGCCTTAGGGGAGGAATTGATAAAAGATTATGAAGGGAAACTTGACGGTAAAACACTGGGAATCCTTTCTGAAACAACAGATTCGGCAGCAGTGATAAGCCGGGAGATGGGATTTCGGGCTGCCCTGGCGGATTCAAATGTCAGGATCCGGTGGGCGGTAGGACATCCCTTTACAGAAGGCGGAGAGAGCTTTCTCGGAGTGCAGCCGGCGGTCGATATTATTGCGGCGCTGGATGACAGCAGCCTGACGGCAGCAGGAGAATGTGCGGCCTCAGACAGTCTCCACGGCGCACGGATTTATGGAATCGGAAATTCCACAGAAGCGGCTTATTATCTGGACACCGGTGTGGTGGAATGTCTGCTGGTAGCAGATGAATTTAATCTGGGATATCAGAGTCTTAATGAAATAGCCAAAGAACTGGATGATTATCTGTATCACATGCAGAGTATAGAAGTGTATCATACTATCATACGAAAGGAAGAACTGTTTTCTGAAGAAAATCAGGAAATTCTTTTTACAATGAGTCAGTAG